In Apium graveolens cultivar Ventura unplaced genomic scaffold, ASM990537v1 ctg5171, whole genome shotgun sequence, a single window of DNA contains:
- the LOC141702454 gene encoding F-box/kelch-repeat protein At1g16250, giving the protein MESNTQAIIPGLPDDLALRCLAKLSHGYHGLLETVSKGWRDVIRSSDYSNYKSREGWSGDWLFVLTERSKNQWVAYDPEADKWHSLPKISENSSTGQHYGFSCVSVCNKFLVIGGSYAPHDPIFPNQKPFISSDVMQYDPFTKSWSRAASMRTPRSHFACTVVFGKVYVAGGRTSSCARGLADVEVYDIVTDRWEDLPPMPNPQMDCLGLSYQGKFYVLSDQVGLPEQKTSDVFNPSEKTWYTVDDVWPFSRAMHFAVQVMTDDLVYTVVDWGESCIKSRYTEKGEWHHVGSVPPVHLPDHPRPLETFGYGFAALRKQLYVLGGRVLKWEASGEGRFDIVKLNSVRFCDPLIRPLNWRETRPMCAPAFGSILGCATMEEKASS; this is encoded by the exons AT GGAATCAAATACACAGGCAATAATTCCTGGATTGCCAGATGATTTAGCTCTGAGATGTTTGGCGAAATTGTCCCATGGGTATCATGGACTGCTAGAAACCGTCTCAAAAGGATGGAGAGATGTGATACGCAGCTCAGATTATTCTAACTACAAATCTAGAGAGGGATGGAGTGGAGACTGGTTGTTCGTTCTGACTGAAAGGTCTAAGAATCAGTGGGTTGCTTATGATCCTGAAGCTGATAAATGGCATTCTCTGCCCAAGATATCTGAAAACAGCTCTACTGGTCAACATTATGGATTTTCATGTGTTTCAGTCTGTAATAAATTCCTGGTGATCGGGGGTTCCTATGCACCACATGATCCTATATTTCCTAATCAAAAGCCGTTTATAAGTAGTGATGTTATGCAGTATGATCCATTTACTAAAAGCTGGAGTAGAGCAGCAAGTATGCGAACTCCACGGTCTCACTTTGCTTGTACGGTTGTCTTTGGCAAGGTTTATGTTGCTGGGGGACGCACTTCATCATGTGCCAGAGGGCTTGCTGATGTAGAAGTTTATGATATAGTGACAGATAG GTGGGAAGATTTGCCACCAATGCCCAACCCACAGATGGATTGCTTAGGATTGTCTTACCAAGGCAAATTTTACGTGTTGAGTGACCAGGTAGGGTTGCCTGAGCAGAAAACTTCCGACGTCTTTAATCCATCGGAGAAAACATGGTATACTGTTGATGATGTTTGGCCTTTCTCAAGGGCAATGCATTTCGCAGTCCAAGTGATGACAGATGACCTCGTATACACAGTTGTAGATTGGGGAGAGAGCTGTATCAAAAGCAGATACACTGAAAAAGGAGAATGGCACCATGTAGGTTCGGTTCCTCCTGTACATCTTCCCGATCACCCTCGACCACTGGAAACCTTTGGCTATGGTTTTGCAGCATTAAGAAAGCAGTTATATGTACTTGGCGGTAGAGTGTTGAAGTGGGAAGCATCAGGGGAGGGGAGATTCGACATTGTTAAATTGAATTCAGTTAGATTTTGTGACCCTTTAATTAGGCCTTTGAACTGGAGGGAAACTAGGCCAATGTGTGCTCCTGCTTTCGGTTCAATTCTAGGGTGTGCAACCATGGAAGAAAAGGCTTCGTCTTAG